In Rhizobium lusitanum, a genomic segment contains:
- a CDS encoding GntR family transcriptional regulator yields MRKTRRQSAKAIPAANGATENADNNDDVSERIRATLAAAIGEGALKPGTKILEEAIAEHFGVSRTVVRGALGVLESDHLLERKRNRGTFVAEPSIAQARNLFEARRKLEGLLLELVIARATEDQLDALQKLTDEEEHIHHHGDEKSKTVLSGKFHIVLAETAGNPVLTEMLSKIVARLSLVMALYEEERKDDCGADHHRMIVAALKAKDLAKAQQLMDHHLADIEGRVRLTEGQGDRHTFLAVLENFS; encoded by the coding sequence ATGAGGAAGACGCGTCGTCAAAGCGCCAAGGCGATCCCCGCGGCCAACGGGGCGACGGAGAATGCTGATAACAACGACGACGTTTCGGAGCGCATCCGCGCGACGCTGGCCGCCGCCATTGGCGAAGGCGCACTCAAGCCGGGCACCAAGATTCTGGAAGAAGCGATTGCAGAGCATTTCGGCGTCAGCCGAACGGTCGTGCGCGGCGCATTGGGCGTTCTTGAAAGCGACCATCTCCTGGAGCGGAAGAGAAACCGCGGCACCTTCGTCGCTGAACCAAGCATCGCGCAAGCCAGGAACCTGTTCGAGGCCCGCCGAAAGCTCGAGGGACTTCTGCTTGAACTCGTGATCGCGCGGGCGACTGAAGACCAACTGGATGCTCTTCAAAAACTGACGGACGAGGAAGAGCACATCCATCATCATGGCGATGAGAAATCCAAGACGGTTTTGTCGGGCAAGTTTCATATCGTGCTCGCCGAAACCGCCGGAAATCCCGTGCTGACGGAAATGCTCTCGAAGATCGTCGCACGGCTCTCACTGGTCATGGCCTTGTACGAGGAAGAGCGCAAGGACGACTGCGGCGCAGACCACCATCGAATGATCGTCGCTGCCCTAAAGGCAAAGGACTTGGCGAAGGCGCAGCAACTGATGGATCATCACTTGGCCGATATCGAGGGCCGAGTACGGCTGACCGAGGGACAAGGCGACCGGCACACCTTTCTGGCCGTGCTGGAGAACTTTTCCTGA
- a CDS encoding alpha/beta fold hydrolase gives MTDRIFRPIPILITLIFAMNILGISAMAAELPDGQVRIDVGGFKLNSVLVGATRKADLPPIVFIHGASTSLYDPMLSFREKLEGRAELLFLDRPGHGRSDSGGRENILPDGQADAIARLMEKRGIRKAIIVGHSFGGAIAAALAVRHPEMVVGLVFLSPAVYPWPGGVAWYYQAARVPITGQLFSALIAPPLGLLAIDRATKEVFAPNSPPPDYIEKIKALQALRPAAFRHNAQEIAALSNWARIASRRYHEIKAPTVIITGDADEIVSPDVHARHLARDIGGAELLVVHNLGHKSDYIASDLAIAAIEKLAGKSRDLESKARALERWIAGDTRD, from the coding sequence ATGACCGACCGTATTTTCCGGCCTATCCCCATTCTCATCACTTTGATTTTCGCAATGAATATTCTCGGCATTTCCGCGATGGCCGCCGAACTACCGGACGGACAAGTCCGCATCGATGTCGGCGGCTTCAAGCTCAACAGTGTTCTTGTCGGCGCGACCAGAAAGGCCGACCTTCCGCCGATCGTCTTCATCCATGGCGCGAGTACAAGCCTCTATGATCCGATGCTGTCGTTTCGGGAAAAGTTGGAGGGCAGGGCGGAGTTGCTCTTTCTCGATCGGCCGGGTCATGGACGTTCCGATAGTGGAGGACGTGAGAATATCCTCCCCGATGGCCAGGCGGATGCAATAGCTCGCCTGATGGAAAAACGTGGCATCCGCAAGGCGATTATCGTCGGCCACTCGTTCGGCGGCGCCATTGCCGCGGCGCTTGCGGTCCGCCATCCGGAAATGGTGGTCGGGCTCGTGTTTCTGTCACCGGCCGTCTATCCGTGGCCGGGTGGTGTCGCCTGGTATTACCAAGCGGCGCGGGTGCCGATTACGGGGCAACTGTTCAGCGCCCTTATCGCTCCACCGCTCGGACTTCTGGCGATCGATCGGGCAACGAAGGAGGTTTTCGCACCGAATTCGCCACCTCCCGACTATATCGAAAAGATCAAAGCCCTGCAGGCCCTAAGGCCCGCAGCTTTTCGTCACAACGCACAGGAGATCGCTGCGCTGAGCAATTGGGCAAGGATCGCCTCCAGGCGATATCACGAAATCAAAGCGCCCACCGTCATCATCACGGGAGATGCGGACGAGATCGTTTCTCCTGACGTTCATGCGCGCCATCTCGCGCGCGACATAGGCGGTGCGGAGTTGCTGGTCGTCCACAATCTCGGGCATAAATCGGACTATATCGCGAGCGACCTCGCTATCGCCGCGATCGAAAAGCTTGCGGGTAAGAGCCGCGATCTGGAATCGAAGGCGAGAGCGCTCGAGAGATGGATCGCAGGCGATACGCGGGACTGA
- a CDS encoding anti-sigma factor — MTSGDQGQGGRAQDEILAGEYVLGVLSIEARRRVEQRIANDRAFAAVIERWQTDFASFNDDYEDVTPRAAVFTQIERRLFGSTELTAPSHGLWSSAIFWRRLWVATSAIAVIALVYTSGVVPTTHSATPLVAELSAPNNQVNLLASYDAASGRLHIVPVAASGTEEKSLQLWLVPGSGNPKSLGVFQPGADGELVIPADLRGNMSEGATFAVSLEPFGGSPTGLPTGPVIASGVARRS; from the coding sequence ATGACATCGGGCGATCAAGGTCAAGGTGGACGCGCGCAGGACGAAATCCTGGCCGGCGAATATGTACTCGGCGTGCTGTCGATCGAAGCGCGGCGCCGGGTCGAGCAGCGTATCGCGAATGATCGAGCCTTTGCCGCAGTCATTGAACGATGGCAGACGGACTTTGCGTCGTTCAACGACGATTATGAGGACGTCACGCCAAGGGCTGCCGTCTTCACGCAGATCGAGCGGCGCCTGTTCGGTTCAACTGAGTTGACAGCGCCCTCTCATGGCCTCTGGAGTTCCGCTATTTTCTGGCGCCGGCTTTGGGTCGCGACATCTGCCATCGCCGTCATCGCTTTGGTTTATACGTCTGGTGTTGTTCCAACGACGCACAGCGCGACGCCACTGGTGGCGGAACTTTCCGCTCCCAACAATCAGGTCAATCTGCTGGCTTCATATGATGCCGCAAGCGGCCGTTTGCACATCGTGCCGGTCGCCGCCAGCGGGACCGAGGAGAAGTCTCTGCAGCTCTGGCTGGTGCCGGGCAGCGGCAATCCAAAGTCGCTCGGCGTCTTCCAGCCGGGCGCGGATGGCGAGCTTGTGATCCCGGCCGATCTCCGAGGCAATATGTCCGAGGGCGCGACATTCGCCGTCAGCCTAGAACCATTTGGCGGTTCGCCGACGGGCCTGCCCACCGGTCCGGTAATCGCGAGCGGCGTCGCCCGCAGGTCTTGA
- a CDS encoding sigma-70 family RNA polymerase sigma factor, translating into MQSNEIAALINHVAMGDRTAFATLYQATNPKLFSICLRILKDRPDAEEALQEIYIKVWQRSKTFATSAGTASSWLASIARNHAIDTIRARKPVADDLDEAYDLADENSPDPEQQVAIADEGRRIDRCMQELDAVRARAVRSAYVEGLSYLELSDELKVPLNTVRTWLRRSLLKLRECMQR; encoded by the coding sequence ATGCAAAGCAATGAGATCGCAGCTCTGATCAATCACGTCGCGATGGGAGATCGCACGGCCTTCGCAACATTGTATCAGGCGACGAACCCGAAACTTTTCTCGATATGTCTCCGTATTCTGAAAGACAGGCCCGACGCGGAGGAAGCTCTTCAGGAAATTTATATCAAGGTCTGGCAGCGCTCCAAAACCTTTGCAACGAGTGCCGGGACAGCATCCTCTTGGCTGGCCTCGATCGCGCGCAATCATGCGATCGATACGATCCGGGCAAGAAAGCCCGTGGCCGACGATCTCGACGAAGCCTATGATCTTGCCGACGAGAATAGCCCCGATCCGGAGCAGCAGGTGGCGATCGCTGACGAAGGCCGCCGGATCGATCGCTGCATGCAGGAACTGGATGCAGTGCGTGCCCGCGCGGTTCGGAGCGCTTATGTCGAAGGTTTAAGCTATCTCGAGCTTTCGGACGAATTGAAGGTTCCCTTGAATACCGTGCGCACATGGCTGCGCCGGAGCCTACTCAAACTCAGAGAGTGCATGCAGCGATGA
- a CDS encoding DUF2177 family protein, with protein MKSYIIAYIVTLAVFVAIDSVWLGTMADRLYRPAMGDMLAPDFRLAPAVLFYLVYIAGLTFFAVRPGLAFSSLATAVFHGAALGFTAYATYDLTNQATLKNWSTSLTVADLIWGTFLSAFASGAGQWITSGINGAIRQHAGNPDG; from the coding sequence ATCAAGAGTTACATCATCGCCTATATCGTCACTTTGGCCGTCTTTGTGGCGATCGACTCCGTTTGGCTCGGCACCATGGCAGATCGCCTCTACCGACCGGCGATGGGCGATATGCTGGCCCCGGATTTTCGGCTGGCACCCGCCGTGCTCTTCTATCTCGTCTATATCGCTGGGCTGACGTTCTTTGCCGTTCGCCCAGGACTGGCATTCAGCTCGTTGGCTACGGCAGTTTTCCATGGCGCGGCGCTGGGGTTCACGGCCTACGCCACCTATGATCTCACCAATCAGGCAACGCTGAAGAACTGGTCGACGTCGCTGACGGTGGCGGACCTTATCTGGGGTACTTTCCTTTCAGCGTTCGCCTCCGGTGCCGGCCAATGGATCACGAGTGGGATCAACGGTGCGATAAGACAGCACGCGGGCAATCCTGATGGCTGA
- a CDS encoding DUF2147 domain-containing protein — MKRILTMAAMLSLGFATMADAAGMDGQWARGDGNAKVRIAPCGSNICATNTWIKPGTPSEKAGDILTMTIKPVSNGEYSGTAFDPQRNMTYKISVSVKGDTMTTRGCVLAGLLCKDVNWARIN, encoded by the coding sequence ATGAAGCGGATTCTAACGATGGCGGCAATGTTGAGCCTTGGTTTTGCGACCATGGCCGATGCAGCCGGCATGGACGGCCAGTGGGCGCGCGGTGATGGCAATGCCAAGGTGAGGATCGCGCCATGCGGATCGAACATCTGCGCCACCAACACCTGGATCAAGCCCGGCACTCCGAGCGAGAAGGCCGGCGACATATTGACGATGACGATCAAACCAGTTTCGAACGGCGAATATTCAGGCACGGCCTTCGATCCCCAGCGCAACATGACCTACAAAATAAGCGTGAGCGTCAAGGGCGACACGATGACCACGAGAGGCTGCGTGCTGGCGGGGCTTCTCTGCAAGGACGTCAATTGGGCGCGCATCAACTAG
- a CDS encoding SAM-dependent methyltransferase, with protein MSSLEDFPGIPLDASTETDRLGFGGRLLERLLGNIRYGRLRIELPSGALIEKAGSEPGPDATIVVRRWRMLRRLLTGGDIGFAESYIHGDWATPDLTAAIRFAARNGEALAPAIHGTPLMRLFYRLGNLLNANTKRGSRKNIEAHYDLGNDFYKEWLDPSMLYSSAIWDSATPTLEAAQQRKLERVRQKLALSGGETILEIGCGWGALATHLACKADAKVTGITLSPSQLSWAKDAVFKAGQDEQIDLRLQDYRDTNGQFDRIVSIEMFEAVGEAYWPTYFQTLKRCLKQGGRAVLQIISIEESRFETYRRDTDFIQKYIFPGGFLPSDSALAAEVAKAGLRLTETEHFGKSYARTLAEWRVRFHAHWPAIAALGFDERFRRLWDYYLCYCEAGFEEGAINVGFYTIEHSEAQGAAA; from the coding sequence ATGAGTTCGCTTGAAGATTTCCCCGGTATCCCGCTCGATGCTTCCACCGAAACGGACAGGCTCGGTTTTGGCGGCAGGTTGCTCGAGCGTCTGCTTGGCAATATCCGTTATGGACGGCTGAGAATAGAGCTGCCATCAGGCGCATTGATCGAGAAAGCCGGATCGGAACCCGGGCCGGACGCTACGATCGTCGTGAGACGCTGGCGCATGCTGCGCCGTCTTCTGACCGGCGGCGACATCGGATTTGCCGAGAGCTACATCCATGGAGACTGGGCAACGCCGGACCTCACAGCAGCCATCCGCTTTGCGGCGAGGAACGGTGAGGCGCTTGCCCCGGCGATCCATGGAACTCCTTTGATGCGGCTCTTCTATAGGCTGGGAAATCTGCTGAACGCCAACACAAAGCGCGGCAGCCGAAAGAATATCGAGGCGCATTACGACCTCGGGAATGACTTCTACAAGGAATGGCTCGATCCTTCGATGCTCTATTCATCGGCAATCTGGGATTCGGCTACACCGACGCTCGAAGCCGCCCAGCAGCGCAAGCTCGAGAGGGTTCGCCAAAAGCTCGCCTTGAGCGGCGGCGAGACAATTCTTGAGATCGGCTGCGGTTGGGGCGCTCTTGCCACGCATCTTGCCTGCAAAGCGGATGCGAAAGTGACTGGCATCACGCTCTCGCCGTCGCAGCTCTCCTGGGCGAAGGATGCGGTGTTTAAGGCCGGCCAGGACGAGCAGATCGATCTTCGGCTGCAGGACTATCGCGATACGAACGGACAGTTTGACCGCATCGTTTCGATCGAGATGTTCGAAGCGGTCGGCGAGGCCTATTGGCCAACTTATTTCCAGACGCTGAAGCGCTGCCTGAAACAGGGCGGTCGTGCGGTGCTGCAAATTATCTCAATCGAGGAGAGCCGTTTCGAGACCTATCGTCGGGATACGGATTTCATCCAGAAATACATCTTTCCCGGCGGCTTCCTGCCGTCCGATTCCGCACTTGCGGCTGAGGTCGCCAAAGCGGGCCTGAGGCTCACCGAGACCGAGCATTTCGGCAAATCCTATGCTCGCACCCTCGCCGAGTGGCGGGTGCGTTTTCATGCGCACTGGCCGGCTATCGCTGCTCTCGGTTTCGACGAGCGCTTCAGGCGGCTTTGGGACTATTACCTTTGTTACTGCGAAGCCGGCTTCGAAGAGGGAGCCATCAACGTCGGTTTCTACACGATCGAGCATTCCGAGGCGCAAGGGGCGGCGGCATGA
- a CDS encoding NAD(P)/FAD-dependent oxidoreductase — translation MGYHDRNTGGRRLNIAIVGTGISGLSAAWLLSQRHDVTVFEAADRVGGHSNTVDFDSTAGSISVDTGFIVYNEVTYPNLTALFRTLDVPTVASSMSFAVSLNDGAYEYSGGTGFGLFAQKSNVINPRFWSMMRDLVRFYRNAPRDLPTMGGISLADYLLRNGYGRAFRDDHLYPMAAAIWSTPAMEVGRYPAAHFVRFCRNHGLLELWNRPIWRTVKGGSREYVKRMTSGFADRIRLSTPVRAIRRMSDSVEIIDAHGGRNVFDDVVIATHADQALRMLTDASRQEQRILGAFSYSRNEAVLHGDTGLMPKRRAAWSSWNYLADTREAPTQPSITYWMNRLQPLGQAPPVFVTLNPRRAPREATIIRREVYEHPVFDMGTERAQQEIWSLQGIRNTWFCGAHFGSGFHEDGLQAGLAVAEDLGGLRRPWQVAQDSARIVRKPVIDPTTQEVLA, via the coding sequence ATGGGTTATCACGACCGGAACACAGGCGGCAGACGTCTGAATATCGCAATCGTGGGGACCGGCATTTCAGGTCTCTCGGCGGCGTGGCTGCTGTCGCAGCGCCATGACGTCACCGTCTTTGAAGCGGCCGATCGTGTCGGTGGCCATAGCAATACGGTGGATTTCGACAGTACAGCCGGCAGCATTTCGGTCGATACTGGCTTCATCGTTTACAACGAGGTCACCTATCCCAATCTTACCGCACTGTTTCGCACGCTGGATGTCCCGACGGTGGCTTCCAGCATGTCGTTTGCGGTATCGCTCAACGACGGCGCCTATGAATATTCCGGCGGTACCGGGTTCGGGCTGTTCGCGCAAAAATCAAATGTCATCAACCCGCGCTTCTGGTCGATGATGCGCGATCTCGTGCGGTTCTATCGCAATGCGCCGCGCGATCTGCCAACGATGGGCGGCATCTCGCTGGCCGATTATCTGCTGCGCAACGGCTATGGCCGCGCTTTCCGCGATGACCACCTTTATCCGATGGCGGCGGCCATCTGGTCGACACCGGCCATGGAGGTCGGCCGGTATCCGGCGGCGCACTTCGTGAGATTCTGCCGCAATCACGGTCTGCTTGAACTCTGGAACCGCCCGATCTGGCGCACGGTCAAGGGTGGCAGCCGTGAATATGTGAAGCGGATGACGAGCGGGTTCGCCGACCGCATCCGGCTCTCGACACCGGTAAGGGCGATCCGCCGGATGTCCGATAGCGTGGAGATCATCGACGCCCATGGCGGGCGGAATGTCTTCGACGATGTGGTGATCGCCACCCATGCGGACCAGGCGTTGCGAATGCTGACTGACGCAAGCCGGCAGGAGCAGCGCATCCTCGGGGCTTTCTCCTATTCTCGCAACGAAGCGGTCCTGCATGGCGATACCGGTCTCATGCCGAAGCGCCGCGCCGCGTGGTCGAGCTGGAACTATCTGGCCGATACGCGCGAGGCGCCGACCCAGCCGTCGATTACCTACTGGATGAACCGGCTGCAGCCGCTCGGCCAGGCGCCGCCGGTCTTCGTGACGCTCAATCCACGCCGCGCGCCGCGCGAGGCGACGATTATCCGCCGCGAGGTCTATGAACATCCGGTCTTCGACATGGGTACGGAGCGGGCACAGCAGGAAATCTGGTCGCTGCAGGGCATCCGCAACACATGGTTCTGCGGCGCGCACTTCGGTTCCGGCTTCCACGAGGATGGTCTACAGGCAGGACTTGCCGTGGCTGAAGATCTCGGCGGCCTGCGCCGGCCCTGGCAGGTGGCGCAGGACAGCGCCCGGATCGTCCGCAAGCCGGTCATCGATCCCACCACGCAAGAGGTGTTGGCATGA
- a CDS encoding DUF1295 domain-containing protein — MDYLLLAFIAICLSLAMTGAWTVQRETGASGWVDTIWSFAVGLGGIGAATFADGAFDRRVAVITIIAAWSLRLGYHIGARTRGGGEDPRYAKLVEGWGDSAPWRLFVFLQVQALAAFILVLAVYLAAANTALYPRASDFIAILVAVIALGGEAISDVQLARFRKTPGAKTAVCEIGFWRYSRHPNYFFEWLGWCAWPLFALSVSPWSWLSPLAPALMYWLLVHVSGIPPLEEHMLRSRGETFRGLQIRVNAFFPGPRKPQSRQQGDLQ; from the coding sequence ATGGACTACCTTCTTCTGGCTTTCATCGCGATCTGCCTTTCCCTTGCAATGACGGGCGCCTGGACAGTGCAGCGCGAGACCGGCGCGAGCGGCTGGGTCGATACGATCTGGTCATTCGCGGTCGGGCTCGGCGGCATTGGCGCGGCGACCTTCGCCGACGGCGCGTTTGACCGGCGCGTTGCGGTCATCACCATCATCGCCGCCTGGTCGCTCAGGCTCGGCTACCATATCGGTGCGCGCACCAGAGGCGGTGGCGAAGATCCGCGCTATGCCAAACTTGTCGAAGGATGGGGCGATTCGGCGCCCTGGCGTCTTTTCGTCTTCCTACAGGTTCAGGCGCTTGCTGCCTTCATACTCGTGCTTGCCGTCTATCTCGCGGCCGCCAACACCGCGCTCTATCCACGCGCATCCGATTTCATCGCCATCCTGGTCGCAGTCATAGCGCTCGGCGGTGAAGCAATCTCGGACGTACAGCTTGCTCGCTTCCGCAAGACGCCGGGCGCCAAGACTGCAGTCTGTGAGATCGGATTTTGGCGTTACTCCCGTCATCCCAATTACTTCTTCGAATGGCTCGGCTGGTGCGCCTGGCCGCTCTTCGCGCTCTCCGTAAGTCCCTGGAGCTGGCTTTCCCCGCTTGCGCCGGCGCTGATGTACTGGCTGCTGGTCCACGTCTCCGGCATCCCACCGCTCGAAGAACACATGCTGAGATCGCGCGGCGAAACGTTCCGTGGACTGCAGATCCGCGTCAACGCCTTCTTCCCCGGCCCCCGCAAACCCCAATCCCGCCAACAAGGAGACTTGCAATGA
- a CDS encoding SAM-dependent methyltransferase encodes MNMLAFAINTAERTPLTDGMTLAGIDFLCGRTKRKLAAASEEAEHAFLETMKHFPVATHTDDANRQHYEVPAEFFSLVLGPQRKYSSCFYPSTDTTLAEAETHALLQTVKHADIQDGMSILELGCGWGSLSLYMARRFPNARITSVSNSDSQRQYILQQAKQRGLGNLSVITADMNDFSAGQTYDRIVSVEMFEHMSNWRILLERVRIWLKPEGKLFLHVFAHKDRSYRFDHSDPADWIARHFFTGGIMPAFDLPHRFGDLFKVEQDWRWSGTHYRRTALDWLANFDREIDRIQPILKSVYGRDASLWQRRWRLFFLATAGLFGHENGDIWGVGHYLMTPVA; translated from the coding sequence ATGAACATGCTGGCTTTTGCCATCAACACCGCAGAGCGGACCCCGCTCACCGACGGCATGACGCTCGCCGGCATCGATTTCCTCTGCGGCCGTACCAAGCGAAAATTGGCTGCCGCGTCCGAGGAAGCGGAACATGCTTTCCTCGAGACGATGAAGCATTTCCCGGTCGCCACCCATACCGACGACGCGAACCGCCAACATTACGAAGTGCCGGCCGAGTTCTTCTCCCTGGTGCTCGGACCGCAACGGAAATATTCAAGCTGCTTTTATCCAAGCACCGATACGACGCTTGCCGAAGCGGAAACTCATGCGCTCTTGCAGACGGTCAAGCATGCCGACATTCAGGACGGCATGAGCATCCTCGAGCTTGGCTGCGGCTGGGGTTCCTTGTCGCTCTACATGGCGCGGCGTTTCCCGAATGCCCGGATCACCTCCGTCTCCAATTCGGACTCGCAACGCCAATATATCCTGCAGCAGGCGAAACAGCGCGGTTTGGGCAATCTCTCCGTCATCACCGCTGACATGAACGATTTCTCCGCTGGTCAGACCTATGACCGCATCGTCTCGGTCGAGATGTTCGAACACATGTCCAATTGGCGCATCCTTCTCGAACGGGTCCGTATCTGGCTGAAACCCGAAGGCAAGCTTTTCCTGCATGTCTTCGCGCACAAGGATCGCTCTTATCGCTTCGACCATTCCGACCCCGCCGACTGGATCGCCCGCCATTTCTTCACCGGCGGCATCATGCCGGCTTTCGACCTACCTCACCGTTTCGGCGATCTCTTCAAGGTAGAGCAAGACTGGCGCTGGTCCGGCACGCATTACCGCCGCACGGCTCTCGACTGGCTCGCAAATTTCGACCGGGAGATAGACCGCATTCAGCCGATCCTCAAAAGTGTCTACGGTAGGGATGCCTCGCTGTGGCAGCGCCGCTGGCGCCTGTTCTTCCTGGCGACCGCCGGCCTGTTCGGTCATGAAAACGGCGATATCTGGGGCGTCGGCCACTACCTTATGACGCCAGTTGCCTGA
- a CDS encoding 3'-5' exonuclease, translating into MSEENMVRHLSQTGRYRILQKLAPRAIAPFARPAYPLKGTILDTETTGLNARKDEIIEIGVIAFTFDATGSIGDVTGIYGGLQQPSVSIPTEITRLTGITDDMVAGQSIDMAALRALIEPADLLIAHNPGFDRPFCEAFSHLFSGKPWACSNSEIDWSSRGYEGTKLGYLIGQAGYFHEGHRAVDDCFALLEVLAREMDGPASTAFAELYEASQRSRVRIFAENSPFDMKDHLKARGYRWSDGSDGRPKSWWIEVGEEALDDELRYLRAEIYRYPDADPPIKRLTAFDRFRA; encoded by the coding sequence ATGAGTGAAGAGAACATGGTCCGACATCTGTCGCAGACAGGTCGATATCGGATCCTGCAGAAACTCGCGCCGCGCGCAATCGCACCATTCGCCCGGCCAGCATACCCCCTCAAGGGCACCATTCTCGACACCGAGACCACGGGCCTCAATGCTCGCAAGGATGAGATCATCGAGATTGGCGTGATCGCTTTCACCTTCGATGCGACAGGAAGCATCGGTGACGTCACCGGCATCTACGGTGGGCTTCAACAGCCAAGCGTTTCCATTCCCACTGAGATCACCAGGCTCACCGGGATCACGGATGATATGGTCGCCGGACAGTCAATCGATATGGCTGCGTTGCGGGCGCTGATTGAACCGGCTGATCTGCTGATCGCCCACAATCCCGGTTTCGACCGGCCATTCTGCGAGGCATTTTCTCACCTGTTTTCCGGCAAGCCCTGGGCTTGCTCCAACTCCGAGATCGACTGGTCGTCGCGGGGATATGAAGGTACCAAGCTCGGATACCTGATCGGGCAAGCGGGATATTTCCATGAAGGTCATCGCGCGGTCGACGATTGCTTTGCACTTCTGGAGGTCCTGGCTCGAGAAATGGATGGACCGGCTTCCACCGCTTTTGCCGAGCTCTATGAAGCAAGCCAGAGGTCGCGTGTCCGGATCTTTGCGGAGAACAGCCCCTTCGACATGAAGGACCATCTGAAGGCGCGAGGCTATCGCTGGTCCGACGGAAGCGACGGCCGTCCCAAATCCTGGTGGATCGAGGTTGGAGAAGAAGCGCTCGATGATGAGCTTCGCTATCTCAGGGCCGAAATCTATCGCTATCCAGACGCCGATCCACCCATCAAACGCCTCACGGCCTTCGACCGGTTCCGGGCCTGA
- a CDS encoding saccharopine dehydrogenase family protein: MKNMMIYGATGYTGRMAAQHAHAAGTPLVLAGRNEATLATLASELGVPYRVFALDDAAAIDQMLTDISVILNCAGPFMRTAEILMKACIRNGVHYIDTAAELDSYRLAEVLDAQAAAAGVMLLPGGGGSVAMLGSLAGHAVNRVEDPRKIGIALHVAGGLSRGSAISASKNLTVETFQRVDGKLVEKAVNDIQQFDFGNGVVDCFPVTLPDLITIWKATGVADIETFVHVTGDGFPQGDLSALPDGPSEEERRANRYQAVVEVIGADGTIARALLDTVNGYTFTAMAAAEAGRRVLEGEAVPGFQTPAGLFGDGFAETIADTTIVDL; this comes from the coding sequence ATGAAGAACATGATGATCTACGGAGCGACGGGCTATACCGGTCGCATGGCCGCCCAGCATGCTCATGCGGCTGGCACGCCGCTCGTTCTCGCAGGACGCAACGAAGCGACCCTTGCCACGCTTGCCTCTGAACTTGGTGTGCCATACCGCGTGTTCGCACTCGATGATGCCGCGGCCATCGACCAGATGCTGACGGATATCTCGGTTATACTGAACTGTGCCGGCCCGTTCATGCGGACGGCGGAAATCCTGATGAAGGCCTGCATCCGCAACGGCGTGCACTATATCGACACGGCTGCGGAACTCGATAGCTACCGGCTGGCGGAAGTCCTTGATGCCCAGGCAGCTGCGGCGGGCGTGATGCTCCTACCAGGTGGCGGTGGCAGCGTCGCGATGCTGGGAAGCCTGGCCGGGCACGCTGTAAACAGGGTCGAGGATCCCAGGAAGATCGGGATCGCGCTTCATGTCGCTGGCGGCCTGTCACGTGGGTCGGCAATCAGCGCGAGCAAAAACCTCACTGTCGAGACCTTCCAGCGCGTTGACGGCAAGCTGGTTGAGAAGGCCGTCAACGATATTCAGCAATTCGATTTCGGCAATGGGGTCGTGGATTGCTTTCCGGTCACGCTGCCGGATCTGATCACGATCTGGAAGGCCACTGGTGTGGCTGATATCGAGACCTTCGTTCACGTCACGGGGGACGGCTTCCCGCAGGGCGATCTCTCGGCGCTGCCCGACGGTCCGAGTGAGGAAGAGCGACGGGCCAACCGATATCAGGCAGTCGTTGAGGTAATAGGTGCCGACGGGACTATCGCCCGCGCGCTTCTCGACACTGTCAACGGTTATACCTTCACCGCGATGGCAGCAGCCGAAGCCGGACGGCGGGTGCTGGAGGGCGAAGCGGTTCCCGGGTTCCAGACACCCGCCGGACTGTTCGGCGACGGTTTTGCCGAGACGATAGCCGACACAACGATCGTCGACCTCTGA
- a CDS encoding YybH family protein produces the protein MTKIEADSRIVDALISATNGYDVEAVLALFTPNAVIDDPSTGERFDGHPGIREYVERFFVGYHTVTKLLSVKSLDASRVRVRVEFTGDFGHEIGRLDLTFDPGGLIARIDADLE, from the coding sequence ATGACCAAGATTGAAGCCGATAGCAGGATCGTGGATGCCTTGATCAGTGCCACCAACGGATACGATGTCGAAGCAGTCCTTGCGCTCTTCACGCCTAACGCGGTCATCGACGACCCGTCGACAGGCGAGCGATTTGATGGACATCCTGGCATCCGAGAGTATGTGGAACGATTTTTCGTTGGCTATCACACCGTGACAAAGCTCCTGTCGGTCAAGTCCCTCGATGCGAGCCGTGTTCGTGTCCGTGTCGAGTTCACAGGCGATTTCGGGCACGAGATCGGGCGGCTCGATCTCACTTTCGATCCTGGCGGCCTGATCGCTCGCATAGATGCCGATCTTGAATAG